TCACTTTCTCGCCAATGGCCGAAGTCGAAATTTCCTTCTCCCCGGTGTCGAGAACAAATCGCTCGATCCTATCGACGATAGCCTCCTGCTCCTCGGCAGGGACGGGGCGCTTCTCAAGCGCCTTCTGTATGCCAAGGCGGATTTTTTCACGGTCGTAGTTACCCCTTGAGCCGTCTTTTTTGACGATGAGCGGCCAAGTTACCTCGGCCCGCTCATAGGTGGTAAATCGGTGACTGCAGGATTCGCATTCACGCCGGCGGCGGATGGCGTTGCCTTCCTTCGTCGTCCGGCTATCGACGACACGGCTGTCGGGATGAGAGCAGGTCGGACACTTCATTTAATAATCGCCCAGGGCGATGGGGTCAGATAGCGGTCTCAGGCGACCGCTCCAGTTCTGAAATTTTAGAAACGCGCCGGGCATGGCGACCCGCCTCAAATGGGGTGTCGAGCCAGAGGCCAACCAGACGCCGCGCCTCGTCGGGATCAATGTCACGCTCGCCAAGAGCCATGACATTAGCGTCGTTATGTTGTCTGCTCAATAGCGTTATCCACTCATCGTAGCAATTTACGGCACGAACGCCCGGAAATTTATTCGCCACGATAGTCATGCCAGCTCCGGAGCCACAACTGATGATCGCTTTATCCGAGGTGCCCTCGCTAACCGCACGGGCTGCAGGGGCGCCAAAGTCGGGATAATCACAGGACTCATCCGAATTTGTACCGTAATCCGTGTAGGGGATGCCCCTTACATCGAGCACACCCTTCACCAACTCCTTTATGGCAAAGCCGCCATGATCACTGGCAAGGGCTACAGGCTTCATCAATACGGCTCCAAAGGAACTAGCACGGGGCAACCCGCTTACGGGAGGGGCGAGATCCCGAATACCGTAAGCACGGAAAGATTTAAAGTCAAGTAATTACCGCCCTTCGTTCTTCAAGGAGACTTTGGCGGCTTAGCCTCGCAGTCGAATTTTTTCTCGCAGACCTTGCGGCAGGAACCACGGCGCACTTTTGCCCGCTGGGAGGCCCCCGTCGTCGAGGCGCCCGCCTCGCTGAGATAGGCCTGCTGACAGACCTCCTCGCAGCCCCATTTCTTGAGCCCACAGCTTTTCCCAGAAGTGGAAGTCGTTCCGGGGCTACCCGGTCTTCCGGGTGAACCAGGCTTTCCGGGGCGGCCCAGCGGCCTCTGCACCACAGTTGTCGTATCGAGCGTATCACCACCCTCACACGTGATTTTCCCCGTGCCAATATCCTCGACCGGAGTCTCGCCTTTCTTGCATTTTTTCGCCGCCTCGGCCTGAGAGACAACTCCCTCGCCCGCGAATGATAAAAATCCTAGCATCAACACCAGAACACCGATTTTCGTGATAGACACTATTTTCTCCTTCAATCTGTCCCCTGTTATCCGGCGGAGGAAACCTCTGCCGGTCGGATGACGAATCCTGAGGCGGGCTCGCCCAATATCTTTCTGCCCGCCTCCTCGGCAACTTTCTGAAACGCACTCTCGGCAGCGAGCCGATCGCCCGCATCGAGCTTACCTCGCGCATCGAGCAGACCCATCACGACACCTACCCAGCTAGCCTCGGCGCCATGGTCGGGTGCCTTGTCTGCGGCAACTTCGAGCCACTTTCGGGCCTCCTCGCTCCGCCCTGCCCCGAATAGCAGCGAGGCTGCCATGACCAGAGGAATAGGGTCTCCATCGCGCATCTTTCCGCACGAGAGCATCGCGGAGGCCGCCTGACGCCTGGCCTTCTCATCTTCATTCGGTCGGTGGTGCGCCACGATTTTGTGCAAAAAATCCGGTGCGCCAAGATGTCGGTAGCCCTCTTCCCATGTTTTGAGTGCCCGGCGCTCGCGCCCAGCAAGCAGCCAGGCATCGCCCAGGCAGAGACGCGGCTTGCTATCCTCGGGTAGGCAACGAATGGCCTGCTCCAAAAGCGGCGCGGCGCCCTTGCCGTCCGAAAGCAATATTTTCAAGGCCGCCCCCGACATCAAGATTTCTCCCTCGGCTATTTTGTCGGCATTTCGCTGGGAGGGGGAGGCCCAGGTTGAGACCAGCTTCCGACAAACGGCCAGAGACTCATCCCATCGCTCCTGGGCGGCAAACATATCCCTCAGACGCCTGAGAACGTCCGGGTGCACCGCACCGCGCTCTCCCATTTGAAGGAGCATATTCTCGGCCTCGCCTGCACGTCCCACGGCTTCAAGATTGGCGGAAAGACGGACAAGGGCTTCAAGGGAGTCTGGCGTTAATGAATAGAGTTTTTCATTGCAACGGATGGCTTCTTCGAGATCGCCAGCCTCGGCGGCCAAATCGCCCGCCAACGAGAAAGCGGAGGATAAATCGGGATCGAGGCGCCCGGCTTTTCTTGCATGTCTTCTGGCTGCCTTGATTTTACCACGAGTGCGGAGGCCTTCGGCCTTGGCAAGGGTGCGTTGCGCCCGTGAGCGGCGGCGTACTTTGCGCAGGTCCAGCATGCGGAAAAAACCGGCAACGCCCGATTCGCTCCAACCGAGCAGACCGGCAAGCAGGGCCCCGCCCATGGCGGAGATAAAAATCAAGACGACAATGGGCATGGAGACGGAAAAATTCTCCGCCACACGGAAATCAACCATGGACCGGTTGAAATGCAGGATATAAACGGCAAGGGCAAGAGGAAGAGCCAGCGATATAAGCAGGCGAATTCCCATACTCTGGCTACCCTAAACCCCGCCTGTTCTCTTTCGAATTTCCATTTCGCTTTGCGCCGCCACCGTGAAGCGGGTGTACGGGATGGCCTCTAGCCGGATGAAGGGAATTGGCTCATCCGACTCCTCGCAAATACCATAGGTGCCATCCTCGATTCGCTTGAAGGCCAGCTCGACCTCGCGAAGGCGACCACGCTCTCTCTCGCCAAGCTCCATCATGACCTGCTTGGAATAGGTGGCCGCCGCCAAATCTCCGATATCCTGTGTGCCATCGGTTCCCAGCTCGTTGCTCTGGCGTTGCACAGACTCTACATCTCCCACAATATCTCTGCGCACTTCGTTAAGGCGGGAAACGAGAGCATCTAATTGCTTTTTTTTCAAATGTTTCACGTCATACCCTCAAGTACTATCAAGAAATTGAATTAGGGGCGGAACCAAGGGCCTTCACATCAAACACTGGGGCATGTGACCAAAGCTCTTCTAGGCGGTAGTAATCCCTTACCTTTTCATCAAAGATATGGACTCCTACATCACCACAATCCATCAAAACCCAGGTACCTTCGCTCATCCCTTCTACAAATAACGGCTTTTCTTTGATTTCTATGAGCTTTTCTTCAATTGCATCTGCCAAAGCCCTTACGTGACGGGTACTCGTACCATGACAAATAAAAAAGGCATCGAGCTCGGACGATAGCCCCCGAAGGTCTAGAATCGTGGGGTCTAAGCCTTTTTTAGAATCTACGACCTCGCTGATTATCTGAAGCCTATCGCTGAAATCGATCAAAAATACCTCGTAAGTTTAGTTGCCATTTCCATTGCTTCTATACAATCCGCGCCGGATTATAAATGCTTCAACAACCGGAGGCAATAAATTTTGTAAAGATTTTTCAGAAAATACTAGACCCCGTATCTTGGTTCCGGAGATATCAAGCGTGTTAACGGAAGCGAATCTTATAACTCTTTCAGAATCAATATATTGATACGTATTATCGCTATTTTTGTTGAACCTTACGCCATCGTCTAAATCTCTTAAAGTCGACTCTACAACGCTCATAACCTCAACTGCATTTTGCTCCCCTCGAAGGGTGACAGCAAAATTCGTCATTTTCAGCAGTCGTAGTGGCTCGCGCCAGGTGCTCAAAAGCGAAAAAGCATCGGCCCCAATGATGAAAAAAATATCATGCCCCCGGCAGGATCCCTCGAGCATAGCGGCCAGCGTATCGACGGAATATGAAACCCCACCCCGATCAATTTCAATAGAGTCGCAAACAAAGTGGGGATGCCCATCAAGGACCATGCGGACCATTTCGAGACGATCGGCGGCCGGGGCAATATCGTCTTCTGACTTATGTGCGGGGACGGCCAATGGGACAAAACGTACCTGCTCAAGGCCCAGTGCCACTCGCACCTCCTCGGCAGGGCGCAGATGGCCATAATGAATCGGATTAAAAGTTCCCCCCAAAATACCTATTTTCAATGACCTTCCGCCGCCGTTAAATATAAGTCAGTCGATCAGGGCCAAATTGTTGCGATGGATGACCTCGTCAAATTCCTTGCCCCCTAGAATCGCCGAGATTTCACTCGTCTGCTTTCCAGCAATTTGCCTCATCTGGGCGGCATCGTAATTGATCAATCCTCGTCCAAGGGATTTCCCCTTCAAATCCCGAATGTCCACCAGGTCGCCGAACCGAAAATCCCCCCCGACCTCCGCTACCCCACTTGGCAAGAGGCTTTTTCCGCGCTCAACAAGCGCCCGAACAGCGCCATCGTCGAGACGAAGCCACCCCTTTGGGCTCGCCGTGGTCCCAATCCAACCCTTTTTTCCCTTCAAGCGCGAGCCATTGGGAATGAAAAGCGTCCCGAGCACCTCGCCTTCAAGGGCACGTTTAATAATCCCCGGCGTACGCCCCCTGACAATTAGGGTAGAAATACCCACCCGGTTGAGCACCTTGACGGCGTTCATCTTAGCCGCCATCCCGCCATGGGCCAGCGGGTTCACGCTTTGGCCAGCCGCCTTCATAACGCCAGAGGGCAGGCCCTCGACGCGGGAGAGCATCTGGGCATCGGGGGATATTCTGGGGTCTGCATCGTAGAGCCCCTCGACGTCCGAAAGAATGACCACCAACTCTGCTCGGATCATCTGGGCCACCTGGGCGGCGAGTATATCGTTGTCGCCAAAACGGAGCTCCTCGATGGACACCGTGTCATTCTCATTAACGATGGGGACCACCTTCCGCGAGAGAAGGGTTTCGAACGTATTACAGGCGTTCAGAAAGCGCCCCCTCGCATCAAGATCCGCGTGGGTGAGCAGCACCTGGGCCATGTCCAACCCCCGGCGCTTGAAGGCACGACTATATGCCTCCATCAATATGGGCTGGCCCACGGCGGCGGCGGCCTGGCGCTCCGGGATGCCCGACGGCATGGCCTTCATTCCCAGCCGCTTAAGTCCGGCCGCGATCGCACCCGATGAAACGAGAACAACCTCGCGCCGCGAGGAGGACAACGCCGTTACCTGCGAGACAATTCGCCCTAGCACCCGGCGATTCACACCACTCTCCTCGGGCGATGTGAGGACAGAGCTACCCACCTTCACGACAATACGGCGGCTCTTGAGTGAGGAATCCTTGCGCCTTTGTTGCGCCGCTTTTCTCATGGGGCCTGCGCCCCCTCGCCGTTGTCTGCGGCATCTTCACTGGCAGTGCCACCGGCACTGCTACCGGCTTCAAGATCCTTCGAATTTTCCTCTTGCTCGAGAAGTGCACGCGAAAGACACCCGATAAGCGCCTGAAGGCCAAATCCTGAAACAGATGAAATCCCTAACACTTCATAACCTCTAGACTCGATCCCCGCCTGAAGAGCCTCTATCTGCTCTTTGGCCTCTGTCACATCAAGCTTCGTCATCACCGCCAAGCGCGGCTTTAGGGCAAGATCGGGCGAGAACAGTTCAAGTTCTTTTGAAATCGCATCCATATCGGCTAGGGCATGATCGAGCGGCACGCTCGCATCAACCAGATGGAGCAGCAACGAGCATCTGTCCACATGCCGTAAAAAACGCGCGCCAAGCCCTTTGCCGGCATGCGCACCCGGAATAATTCCTGGAATATCTGCCACCACACAGGAATGATAGCCTCCCAAATCCACGACCCCGAGATTGGGCTCAAGGGTAGTGAACGGATAGTCCGCTATCTTGGGGCGGCTGGCTGAAATTCGGGAAATGAGGGTGGATTTGCCTGCGTTCGGCATGCCAAGCAGCCCTACGTCGGCCAGGAGTTTGAGCTCTATATCGAGTTCCCTCTCCTCGCCCGGCTTGCCCTTGGTGGTTTTCCGGGGTGCCCGGTTGGTCGAGCTTTTAAAAAACTCGTTGCCAAGCCCTCCGCGCCCACCAGAGGCAAGAATTACTTCTTGCTCATCCTCGGAAAAATCGGCAATCAGCTCGCCCGTTTCCGCGTCGCGCACTATCGTGCCGATGGGAACCGAGACGAGCAAATCCTCGCCATCGGCACCGTGTCTGCGGCTACCCATGCCAGCCTGTCCAGCCTGCGCTTTAAGTCTAGATTGATGGCGAAAATGGAGAAGGGTGTTGACGTGGAAGGTGGCCCGGAAAATGACATGGCCACCTCGACCACCATGTCCGCCGTCCGGCCCCCCTTTGGGGATAAACTTCTCGCGCCGAAAACTCAGGCACCCGTCCCCGCCCTTGCCTGATTCAATATGCAGAGTTGCTGTATCGACAAACATCGCGGGGCCGCGGCGGATTACAGGGACAAGAATCTACTCAGCGGGCTCTACACTCACAAAGCGGCGGGCCTTCGCCTTTCGTTTAAACTGAACTTTTCCGCTGGCTTTGGCGAACAAGGTATGATCATTCCCCAGGCCAACATTATCACCAGGATGGAACACCGTTCCACGCTGGCGGACGAGAATCTCACCGGCCTTGACGAACTGGCCCGCGAACCGCTTCACACCAAGACGGCGACCTATGCTATCGCGCCCGTTCGAAGAGCTACCGCCTGCTTTTTTATGCGCCATGTCTAATTGCTCCCTTTGAGGATATCAGTCACCTCAATCTCGGTGTAGTGTTGGCGATGTCCCCGCTTCGTGCGAATATTCTTGCGACGTTTGAAGCGAAAAGCATACACCTTATCGCCCCGACCATGGCCACGAATCACGGCCTTGACTGTCGAGGCATCAAGCGAGCCCTTATCGGCGACAATGTTTTCGCCATCGACAATCAAGCGAACATCGTCAAGCTCTATTGCCTCGCCAACCTCGCCATCAATCCGCTCGACCTTCACCGAATCACCCTGCTCTAAGCGAACCTGTTTTCCACCAGTTTCAACCACTGCGTACATGAGGTGAATCTCCCAGGCCAATAGGCCCATATCATCCGCGCGGATTTTTCATCTCCCGCGCCTTTTGAAATCGGATAACCGCTAAAAAAATCTCACCCACCCCAAGACATTTGCGCCCAGAGCAGGCCCAGAAAAGCCTCTTCTTGTAGCAATGAGAGGGGCAGATTGTCAATTCGATAAAAGGCAGCGCAAATACATTAATTTCAAAGGGTTACATCTGCCCACCTAAAAGGGGTCAGACTGACACCGCTCCAGCCTCTGAATTGACCGATTTTACCTATTTTTAAGCTCACGCCTACGCCTTTTTTTTATTAGACGAAAAGAGACGCTTCCTGTCTTAATCGAGGCCTCGCGGCGTACCGGCAGATAACCTTCCTTCTGAACCACGACAATAAATCCGTTAAACATATCCTTGATGCCGTAACTGTAATTCAGGGTAACAGGCGACTTTCCTTGAAAGACATCGTTAACGAAAACATCTGCACCCGGCGGGTCGCTCGTGATTGTGAGCTGCCCGGTAGTGACATTCTTCACCTTTTCAGAAACGTTTTTATCCCACCAACTGCAACCTCCGGCAGAGAACGCCACCACCATGAGCAGCACGATAAGCGGCATGCGAAGAGCAAACATTTTATAGCGAATCATATTTTTCATCTTCAATCCATATTCCCATTAAGGTGTAACCTTGAGTCAAAATACCGGGCTATTGATGTTTCGGATCTGTGCCTGGAGGCTGCCCAACCGTTTGGCCAACCCACTCCTCAAGCATTTCGAGTAATAGACCCTGATCCCCGTCAGCTCCATAGCGCGAACACGCCAAACCATACACCTCGCGCACATGATTGAGCATGAACATGGTCGCGCCCATCTCCCGAGCCAGATCCGTAGCCATCGTGAGGTCTTTATGCATGAGCCCTACCGTAAAACCAATGGTGAAATCCCTCGGCAGGAGAAATCGCGGCCACTTATCGTAGGTTCCAGAATTTCTTCCCGAGCCGCTGTTCACGACATCGAGCACCTTATCGGGATCGAGCCCCAGCTTTGCACCAAAGGCCATGGCCTCGATCGAGGAGAGAAGATTCGTGGCCGAGAGAAAATTATTCACGCACTTCATGGCGTGGCCCGACTCGACCGCCTCGTCAATGTGAACGATATTACCGCCCAGGATTTCGAACAGGGGCATCGCCGCATCGACGAGCGCCTTGGCCCCGCCAGGCATGATGGCAAGCGTCGCGGCCTCGGCCCCGATAACCCCGCCCGAAACGGGAGCCCCGAGCATGAGGATGCCGCGATCGGCCAGATTTTTGGCCAATGCGGCCGTCCGCCGGGGATAGGACGAACTCATATCGATCAACAGCTTGCCAGCCGCCATATTTTCGGCAACGCCCCCCTCGCCGAGAATTACCAGCTCGACAATATCACTGCTCGGCAACATTGTGATTATCACGTCCGAGCGCTCGGCCAACTCGGCCAGCGAGGCGGCGGCCTGAACGCCATCTGGTTTGACGCGCTCAAGCGCTGCGGGGTCCGTGTCGTACCCGAGCACCGTAAAATCTCCCCGGCGCAAATGGCGCGACATGGGGGTTCCCATCTTTCCGATTCCAATGAAGCCAATAGTAGTGCGAGACGGATTAACTGGTTCCATTTCACCTCCCGAGGCCCCCCGGGGGGGGGACCACATAAACTGGTCATCATCAACTTGAAAAAGGCAATAAAGGACCAACAAACAACCCTGGCGCCGCCTCTCCAAACATTTGCGATGTCAGGATTCTAGCACTATTCAAAAATTGTTTATAGATTCACCGCCCGCTTTTAAGACCTGCCCCTTGCCTGCAAATTCACTATTCCGTGTAATTTTTATTATCCTTGTTGTGTGAATATTGTCATTCACGCTCAGAGTGATACTATCTTCTTATGGCTCCCGCCCACAGCACTTAGCTTTGCCGCCCGCATTGCCACCTTTAATACCCTGGAGATGCCAGATGGCGCCGATCACGGCGGAGCAAGTTGTGAAGTTCCTAGAAGAGAACCCCGATTTTTTTCTCGACAATCCTGAACTCGTTCAAATTAGTGGCCTCCTTAAGGAAAGCGACTCGGGGGAAAATCTTGTCGATATCCGAACCCGTCTCTTTGAGCGTCTCAACGATGAACGTCAGGAACTCATGGCCCTTCTCGATGAGACTATCGAACTCGTGCGGCAGAACGAGCAGATCGAAGGAGATTTTGTTGCAATCGAAAACCTCCTCTTCCGGCCCGAACCCACGGGGACGAGCCTGACTCGGATCGCCGAGGAGATCGAAAAGCGATTCTCTCTTGAGCATGTAAGCATCCTCATATACGAGTCAGAAAAAGAGGCCTTGCGCGAGGAGATGGATAAACCAGGCCGGATACGCCTTGTAGATGAGGACGATGGAGAATTTCCAGGTGACGTGCTTCTTGCAGGTGGGATCGAGGAGGGAGCGGGCGCTCCGTTTCCAGACGAAGTGCGCTCCTCCCTGCACTCGACCGCCATTATTCCCCTGCGCGACGGAGGGCAACTACTGGGCCTGCTTCTTTTAGGCTCCAAGGACCCCGAGCGCTATATGCCAGGCATGGCGACCCAACTACTTGAGCGGTTGGCCATGCGGATGGGAATGGGAATCAGTCTTCTTTTGCGCATAGCCGAGGCGACCAGCGCAGGGAGCCCGGACTCGATCAAACCCGGGAAAAAGAAAAAAAACACTTCAAAATCCGCCTGATCCAAAACGGTAGTTAGGCGCGAGCGCCCTCTCCTATCGCCGCAAGCGATGTTATTTCCTCGATACTCTTGAGTCTCTCAAGCGAGCGCACACGCTCGACAATTAGTTTCCTTGCCTCGGCGTCAAGTACCGGGCCCGTCAGATCATGAAAGCGCTCAATTAATTCATCCCAGGAAAGCGGATTCCTCGGATCTCCCTTGGGGTTGTCCTGGTGGCCTTCAAAAGTGCCGCGCCGCGTGACAATTTTCACGTGCGCCTGCCACTCATCCGGAAATTTCTTCTCGAGCTCCGCATCGCCGTAGCATTGCACCTTGTCAATTATCGAGGTGTAGACCTTAGAGCGCAGGAAATCGTCCGAAAACTCATCGAGCCCCGCCTTGCGCCTCAGCAAAGCGACACTCACCGCATAGTGAAGGCTGAACTGGGCGTCCACCACGTTCTTCGGGCTCACCTTGATGTCGCTCGGCTCAACAACCACCATCACCGCCGTCTCTGGCACGCGCACCTCGATGCGGGAGACCTCATCGGGCTGGATATCATTCTCTCGGCAGAGGCGGATAACCAAGTCCACCGGCCCATGGTTGTAGCGGCAGGTGGCGTGAGGCTTTATCGCCGTCTCGCAAATCTCCCAGTACTCGCCCAGCCGCTCAGTGACAAATTCTGGGTGCGCATCATCGCTGAAAGCGTGAAGAAAACCGTACTTGCCCTCGATAATATCCTCGGGCCCGGTGTAGCCCTCCTGGGCCAGATAGGCGGCCATGATGCCGCTGTGGGCCGCCCAGCCGGGATGAAAGCGTTTCGTCCACGAACCGGTTTCGAGGAACTGCATCGAACTCGACGCCTGACTGCCCGCGATGCCAAAAGCGTTCGAGGTCGCCTCGCGCGAGAGGCCAAGCATCTTCGAGGCGGTCACAGATGAAGCGAAGGTGCCGCAAGTGCCCGTGGGATGAAATCCTCTTTCATAATGACTTTTCGGGTTAATCGCATTGCCCACCCGGTTGGTTACTTCATAGCCGGCGACGATGGCCTCGATTACGCGCTTGGGGTCGGGGTTGTGCGCCTCGGCGCAGGCAAGAGTGCTCGGCATGACACTCACCGCCGGGTGGAGGCTTGAGCGCGTCGTCACATCATCCATCTCAATAGCATGGGCTATTCCACCGTTGGCCAGCGCGGCGTTCGGAGCGTCGGTCAGAGTGAGCGCACCAACCAGGCGGCATGGGCCCTGGGGAGCGTGTTTTTTCACAAAATTGTAGAAAACGCGCGAGCTTCCCGTCTCGCTCGCCCGAAGGGCGACACCGAAATAATCGAGAAGAAAATATTTCGCCCGATCACGTGCCTCCTCGGGAAGGGAGTCATACTTAATATCGTGGACATGCCCGATAAGATCTTGCCCGATTCCCATGGCGCGTCTCCTTTTGATGAGATTCCAATGTAGTTTTGTGATTATGCCGTGAAACGCCCTCCCTCTGCTATCTGTTCCAAATCCTTGTCAGAGGCAGCCGAGAAGGGTTAAAATCAGTGCGTTGTCTCACCACCCGCTCCGGGAGGGTTCCATGAGCGATTGTTTATTCTGTAAAATTGTCGCCGGTGAAATCCCATCGACCAAGGTTTTCGAGGACGAGCGCCTGCTTGCCTTCGAGGACATCAGCCCCGCCGCGCCCACTCACATCTTGATCATTCCGAAAGAGCACCTCGGCTCGATTCACGAGGCTGGTGAGGAGCACAAAGAGATGATTGGAGAAATCCACCTCGCTGCCATCCGTATCGCCAATGAGCGTGGCCTGGCCGAGAGTGGCCCCGACCGGGGCGGCTACCGCATCGTCAACAACTGCGGGGCCGATGGCGGACAAACCGTCGCGCACCTCCACTTTCATCTTCTCGGCGGACGGGCAATGACCTGGCCCCCAGGCTAGAGATGAGGAGGTTTACATGAGCGCCTACAACTGGAAATGGAGCCTCGCCCAGCTTCAGGAACTCTCGCGCTTCGATGAAAGTTGGTGCAAACAAGGCGAGGAGAACACCTGGCTCGATAGACTGTCGGTCGCCGCGCGCGAGGCGCTTCACCGCGTCATCGCCCAGGACTTTGACTGTTCGGCCCCCGAGATGGAAATCCTTTACTCGAAATTAGAGAAAATCACCCAACATCACTACTTCGACAATGTACGCCGGGAGGGAGGAAACGCCTCCGCTTAGTCGACCATTGCTTAATCGTCCGCCTGGACACGCCCCCTCGTTTTCTTTGTACCCGAGCGCTGGTGTTTTTCCTTGAGCCGTCTCTCCTTTGAGCCCCGCGTAGGCTTTGTGGCCGAGCGCCTCTTGGGCCGCTGCGCCACCTCCTCGATCATGACCCGCAGCTTCTCGATGCAGTCAGCCACGTTGCGCCCCTGATCGCGAAACCGCTGGCTCGACATGACCAGCTCGCCCTCCAGGGTGATTCGGCGGCGAAACTTATCTAAAAAACGGCGGCGCACCTCCTCTGGCAAGCTCCCCGTTTTCGCCACATCCCAGCGAAGGGTGGCCTTCGTGTTCACCTTGTTGACGTTCTGGCCACCCGCCCCCGAGCTTCGTGAAAACTGAAAATCGAACTCGCGCAAGGGAATTTTGAGCCTGTTGTTTATCTCAAGCATTCAACAGCCTCCAAATCGGAGAATCAAAGTAAAAGAATTTCATAATAACACCCAATAATAATACAGAAGAAAATAGCGGCATTTCCAGCAAAATGGCACAATTGCATCAGCGCGCTATCAATACTATTGGAGCCAGCCTCATGATGAACGATTTCAACATTGTTGTTGAGGGACGCGACGGAAAGTTCATCGTCAACAAAAATGATGTCGTTGTAAGCCGCTCATTAATCCTTTACGGCGAATACGCCCGCCAGGAAATGAAATATTTCAAAACTTTCTGCGCCCCGGGCGACGTCATTGTAGAGGTCGGCGCCAATATCGGGGCCCACACAGTTGGATTGGCCAGAACCGTCGAAAACCAAGGGCAAATCATTG
The nucleotide sequence above comes from Nitrospinaceae bacterium. Encoded proteins:
- a CDS encoding NAD(P)-dependent oxidoreductase, which codes for MEPVNPSRTTIGFIGIGKMGTPMSRHLRRGDFTVLGYDTDPAALERVKPDGVQAAASLAELAERSDVIITMLPSSDIVELVILGEGGVAENMAAGKLLIDMSSSYPRRTAALAKNLADRGILMLGAPVSGGVIGAEAATLAIMPGGAKALVDAAMPLFEILGGNIVHIDEAVESGHAMKCVNNFLSATNLLSSIEAMAFGAKLGLDPDKVLDVVNSGSGRNSGTYDKWPRFLLPRDFTIGFTVGLMHKDLTMATDLAREMGATMFMLNHVREVYGLACSRYGADGDQGLLLEMLEEWVGQTVGQPPGTDPKHQ
- the obgE gene encoding GTPase ObgE, producing MFVDTATLHIESGKGGDGCLSFRREKFIPKGGPDGGHGGRGGHVIFRATFHVNTLLHFRHQSRLKAQAGQAGMGSRRHGADGEDLLVSVPIGTIVRDAETGELIADFSEDEQEVILASGGRGGLGNEFFKSSTNRAPRKTTKGKPGEERELDIELKLLADVGLLGMPNAGKSTLISRISASRPKIADYPFTTLEPNLGVVDLGGYHSCVVADIPGIIPGAHAGKGLGARFLRHVDRCSLLLHLVDASVPLDHALADMDAISKELELFSPDLALKPRLAVMTKLDVTEAKEQIEALQAGIESRGYEVLGISSVSGFGLQALIGCLSRALLEQEENSKDLEAGSSAGGTASEDAADNGEGAQAP
- a CDS encoding PEGA domain-containing protein, whose protein sequence is MKNMIRYKMFALRMPLIVLLMVVAFSAGGCSWWDKNVSEKVKNVTTGQLTITSDPPGADVFVNDVFQGKSPVTLNYSYGIKDMFNGFIVVVQKEGYLPVRREASIKTGSVSFRLIKKRRRRELKNR
- the rsfS gene encoding ribosome silencing factor is translated as MIDFSDRLQIISEVVDSKKGLDPTILDLRGLSSELDAFFICHGTSTRHVRALADAIEEKLIEIKEKPLFVEGMSEGTWVLMDCGDVGVHIFDEKVRDYYRLEELWSHAPVFDVKALGSAPNSIS
- the rplU gene encoding 50S ribosomal protein L21, with the translated sequence MYAVVETGGKQVRLEQGDSVKVERIDGEVGEAIELDDVRLIVDGENIVADKGSLDASTVKAVIRGHGRGDKVYAFRFKRRKNIRTKRGHRQHYTEIEVTDILKGSN
- the nadD gene encoding nicotinate (nicotinamide) nucleotide adenylyltransferase is translated as MKIGILGGTFNPIHYGHLRPAEEVRVALGLEQVRFVPLAVPAHKSEDDIAPAADRLEMVRMVLDGHPHFVCDSIEIDRGGVSYSVDTLAAMLEGSCRGHDIFFIIGADAFSLLSTWREPLRLLKMTNFAVTLRGEQNAVEVMSVVESTLRDLDDGVRFNKNSDNTYQYIDSERVIRFASVNTLDISGTKIRGLVFSEKSLQNLLPPVVEAFIIRRGLYRSNGNGN
- the nrdR gene encoding transcriptional repressor NrdR — encoded protein: MKCPTCSHPDSRVVDSRTTKEGNAIRRRRECESCSHRFTTYERAEVTWPLIVKKDGSRGNYDREKIRLGIQKALEKRPVPAEEQEAIVDRIERFVLDTGEKEISTSAIGEKVMDELRETDQVAYVRFASVYRSFGTVKDFEEELQKLDKARS
- a CDS encoding DUF484 family protein, yielding MAPITAEQVVKFLEENPDFFLDNPELVQISGLLKESDSGENLVDIRTRLFERLNDERQELMALLDETIELVRQNEQIEGDFVAIENLLFRPEPTGTSLTRIAEEIEKRFSLEHVSILIYESEKEALREEMDKPGRIRLVDEDDGEFPGDVLLAGGIEEGAGAPFPDEVRSSLHSTAIIPLRDGGQLLGLLLLGSKDPERYMPGMATQLLERLAMRMGMGISLLLRIAEATSAGSPDSIKPGKKKKNTSKSA
- the rpiB gene encoding ribose 5-phosphate isomerase B produces the protein MKPVALASDHGGFAIKELVKGVLDVRGIPYTDYGTNSDESCDYPDFGAPAARAVSEGTSDKAIISCGSGAGMTIVANKFPGVRAVNCYDEWITLLSRQHNDANVMALGERDIDPDEARRLVGLWLDTPFEAGRHARRVSKISELERSPETAI
- the rpmA gene encoding 50S ribosomal protein L27; protein product: MAHKKAGGSSSNGRDSIGRRLGVKRFAGQFVKAGEILVRQRGTVFHPGDNVGLGNDHTLFAKASGKVQFKRKAKARRFVSVEPAE
- the proB gene encoding glutamate 5-kinase — translated: MRKAAQQRRKDSSLKSRRIVVKVGSSVLTSPEESGVNRRVLGRIVSQVTALSSSRREVVLVSSGAIAAGLKRLGMKAMPSGIPERQAAAAVGQPILMEAYSRAFKRRGLDMAQVLLTHADLDARGRFLNACNTFETLLSRKVVPIVNENDTVSIEELRFGDNDILAAQVAQMIRAELVVILSDVEGLYDADPRISPDAQMLSRVEGLPSGVMKAAGQSVNPLAHGGMAAKMNAVKVLNRVGISTLIVRGRTPGIIKRALEGEVLGTLFIPNGSRLKGKKGWIGTTASPKGWLRLDDGAVRALVERGKSLLPSGVAEVGGDFRFGDLVDIRDLKGKSLGRGLINYDAAQMRQIAGKQTSEISAILGGKEFDEVIHRNNLALID